In the Candidatus Poribacteria bacterium genome, GAACTCCGTTCAATTCGGGAAGTCGGCAAAGGCCGCGAAGCCGGGTTTGAACTGATGGAAATGGGGGTCCACTATTTTGACGAGATGGATTTCTTCTTGGACGGTATCTCTTGGATCCAAGCACATATTACCTATCAAGGACACGATGTAACGGACGCAGACATTATGCACAGCAGTGAATTGTGCAAAACCGACCGCCGCGACAACGGCATCGTCGCAGGCGATACGATGCTTGTGCATATTGGTGGCGCGAGTGGTGCCTACGGTATTATGGAACTTTATTGCCGCGAACCGAGACATGGATGGATGATGGGACCCCATCTGCTCGGTTCGGAAGGACAACTGATGATAAAACCGAGCCCGGACACAGGTATAGATGAGATGTGGTACTGTCCCTTTGATGTCTCGTTTGCAGCACACACACCCGTATGGGAACGGATAGAACTTGATGCGTCAGCATTTCTCATCTCTGGAAAAGCGTGGCAGTCTCGCCACACTATCTGGAGTGCAAAAAATATGCGAGACGCAATTCTTAACGGAAATCAACCAGAACTCGGCGGACGCAACGCACTTACATCCCTTGAGTGTGTGAGTGCCACCTACGTATCCCATTTTAGTGGAGCGAAGGTGCATCTGCCGTTAAAGGAGCGGAACCATCCGCTTGCAAAACGTCTTAACACAGGAGCAAATAACTGAATGAAATTTGCATTCTTTAATGACTATCAGCTCGGTGTAATAACAGCAGATGGAATTGTTAACATCAGCGATGCCCTGACTGGTATTTCGCATCATACACCGCAAGAATTGATACGGATGGTGATTGAGGATTTCGATAATCTACGTCCAGCAATAGCGGATGCTGCTGAAAATGGAACTGCTACCGCTTTAGACAGTGTTAGTTTCAAAGCCCCGCTACCGCGCCCAGGTCAGCTCGTATGCCTCGCTGGCAATTACATTGAGCCGGACAGCCCGTCTCGCGGTGAGTTTAACGCCTTTCTAAAGTCGCCAACCGGTATCGTTGCCACAAAAAACACGGTCGAATTACCAGAAGCAGATGTTACTGTATTCCATTTTGAACCCGAATTGGCAATCGTCATCGGCAAAACAGCGAAACATCTCTCCGAAGAAAATGCCTTAGACTGTGTATTCGGTTATACGCAATTCATTGATGTGTCTGCACGGGGGCTACCCGGTGGATTCT is a window encoding:
- a CDS encoding fumarylacetoacetate hydrolase family protein encodes the protein MKFAFFNDYQLGVITADGIVNISDALTGISHHTPQELIRMVIEDFDNLRPAIADAAENGTATALDSVSFKAPLPRPGQLVCLAGNYIEPDSPSRGEFNAFLKSPTGIVATKNTVELPEADVTVFHFEPELAIVIGKTAKHLSEENALDCVFGYTQFIDVSARGLPGGFFLGKSWHTFAPMGPALITADEVADGNALGVQLWINDGLQHDFSTNSMARFIPELLAEVTNVVTLEPGDVVSTGTHHEALTAVGDGDTVRLAVEGFGPDLTVSVRDPLKRTSWRG
- a CDS encoding Gfo/Idh/MocA family oxidoreductase produces the protein MTLQVGIVGCGGISKSHAAAHANLEGIDLVAMCDINRDALNNRADEYGVSKRYADYEEMFAQESLDIVSVCTHAPLHAPIAIAAAKAGIHVLSEKPLSVDLETADQMLAACREAGVHLAVSHQFRFTPLFRHAKVLIDAGKIGELRSIREVGKGREAGFELMEMGVHYFDEMDFFLDGISWIQAHITYQGHDVTDADIMHSSELCKTDRRDNGIVAGDTMLVHIGGASGAYGIMELYCREPRHGWMMGPHLLGSEGQLMIKPSPDTGIDEMWYCPFDVSFAAHTPVWERIELDASAFLISGKAWQSRHTIWSAKNMRDAILNGNQPELGGRNALTSLECVSATYVSHFSGAKVHLPLKERNHPLAKRLNTGANN